In Campylobacter concisus, a genomic segment contains:
- a CDS encoding F0F1 ATP synthase subunit C → MKKIVFLILGLAAFAFGADGEMIRSYSVIAGGIGLGLAALGGAIGMGNTAAATISGTARNPGVGSKLMTTMFIALAMIEAQVIYALVITLIVLYANPMLG, encoded by the coding sequence ATGAAAAAGATCGTGTTTTTAATTCTTGGTCTTGCTGCATTCGCATTTGGCGCTGACGGCGAGATGATTAGATCATATTCAGTTATCGCTGGTGGTATTGGCCTTGGCCTTGCAGCTCTTGGTGGTGCTATTGGTATGGGTAATACAGCTGCTGCAACAATTAGTGGAACAGCTAGAAACCCAGGTGTTGGTAGCAAACTTATGACTACAATGTTTATCGCTCTTGCGATGATCGAAGCACAAGTTATCTACGCACTAGTTATTACACTTATCGTTCTTTACGCAAACCCAATGCTTGGCTAA
- a CDS encoding sodium-dependent transporter, whose translation MINEKFSKIGFVLAMAGSAVGLGNAWKFPTMVGNNGGSAFIVLYLLLTFAIAFVAFLAELSIGKLGESDVVSSIYKLAPKHKKIWSFSGFFMIGAILIASFYMVVIGWILKYIYLGFSPLLSNQEEAVQQFNTLLSNDLSSAIVCFSLVFLMVFFAVSKGVKSGIEKLNIWMMPGLFILLICILFYAISMGDGFVKAAKFLFVPNFSAITPDVILQALGLAFFSLSMGVGVIPTYAANLPEQTNLIKSTLSIIFINILIGIMMGLVVFTFIFAYGADSTASGPGLIFISLVTLFAKLGIVGNVMAIAFFVSLLFAGVTSAVSMIEPFAYYLVRKFEISRKMALVYIGIFVYILGLFCIFSYYAQTANIFSIFGKPVFDALDFLTSNIMMPIGAIIFSFFVGYKLKKESLYLLFGEFMGKVFFEIWYFALRYIVPIAICAIMIYQIAGK comes from the coding sequence ATGATAAATGAAAAATTTTCAAAAATAGGCTTTGTTCTTGCTATGGCAGGATCAGCTGTTGGACTTGGTAATGCATGGAAATTTCCAACAATGGTAGGAAACAATGGCGGTTCAGCGTTTATAGTTTTATATTTGCTTCTCACGTTTGCTATTGCTTTTGTAGCGTTTTTAGCAGAGCTTAGCATTGGTAAGCTTGGCGAGAGTGATGTTGTAAGCTCCATTTATAAACTTGCTCCAAAACATAAAAAAATATGGTCTTTCTCAGGCTTTTTTATGATAGGAGCGATACTTATTGCTTCATTTTATATGGTTGTAATTGGCTGGATATTAAAGTATATTTATCTTGGCTTTTCGCCACTTTTGAGCAATCAAGAAGAGGCAGTCCAACAGTTTAATACGCTTTTATCGAATGATCTAAGTAGCGCTATTGTTTGCTTTAGTCTAGTCTTTCTAATGGTATTTTTTGCTGTTTCAAAAGGTGTGAAAAGTGGCATTGAGAAGCTAAATATTTGGATGATGCCGGGTCTTTTTATACTGCTTATTTGTATACTTTTTTATGCAATTAGCATGGGTGATGGCTTTGTTAAGGCGGCTAAATTTTTATTTGTACCAAATTTTAGCGCAATCACGCCAGATGTTATTTTACAAGCTCTTGGACTCGCGTTCTTCTCGCTATCTATGGGCGTTGGTGTAATACCGACATACGCTGCAAATTTACCAGAGCAGACAAATCTTATAAAATCAACGCTTTCTATCATCTTTATAAACATATTAATAGGCATTATGATGGGACTTGTGGTCTTTACGTTTATATTTGCTTATGGAGCTGATAGCACGGCAAGTGGCCCGGGGCTTATTTTTATCTCACTTGTTACACTTTTTGCAAAGCTTGGGATAGTTGGCAATGTCATGGCCATCGCATTTTTTGTTTCACTTTTATTTGCTGGTGTTACAAGTGCTGTTTCGATGATAGAACCATTTGCTTATTATTTGGTTAGAAAATTTGAAATTTCACGCAAAATGGCTCTTGTTTATATTGGAATTTTTGTCTATATTTTAGGTCTTTTTTGTATTTTTTCATATTATGCGCAGACGGCTAATATCTTTAGTATTTTTGGTAAGCCAGTCTTTGATGCGCTTGATTTTCTTACTTCAAATATAATGATGCCAATAGGTGCCATAATTTTTAGTTTTTTTGTTGGCTATAAACTTAAAAAAGAGAGCCTATATCTACTCTTTGGCGAATTTATGGGAAAAGTATTTTTTGAAATTTGGTATTTTGCTTTAAGATACATCGTACCAATCGCAATTTGCGCCATCATGATCTATCAAATAGCAGGTAAATGA
- a CDS encoding sodium-dependent transporter, whose translation MMDRFSKVGFVLSIIGAAIGLGNAWKFPYMVGSNGGSAFILIYLFFAFVVGLSIFFAEMAMGKISRLDTVGAFKSLATKGANSWKFAGVVMVTGLFIASFYTLIIGWVLKYVILSLGELPKDMANSEALFVNFTSKGIEEQILYFSIAFFAYFFILTKGIKSGIERINVYLIPALFILLLLMLGYSFGMNGFDEAAKFLLVPDFSKIDQGAILNALGLAFFTMCIGIGCILTYSSSLGNDTNLFTSSLYVVFANIIISVIIGLIVFTFTYEFGSEPSKGAGLAFISLPTLFAKLGLLGNFLAFAFFTSLFFAGITSVISLVEPFIFFLNKSLGFSRNRSIIIVGAVVYVLGILCALSGIGDFKEALTFFGKSFFDLLDYLSSNIMLPLGGIIFAIFVGYFMKFELLKELFLPYMGEIVFKIWYFLIRFVAPVLVFVVLVREIA comes from the coding sequence ATGATGGATAGATTTAGTAAAGTTGGCTTTGTTCTTTCTATCATTGGAGCGGCTATTGGCCTTGGTAATGCATGGAAATTTCCATATATGGTCGGTAGTAATGGTGGTTCAGCGTTTATACTTATATATCTATTTTTTGCTTTTGTCGTTGGGCTTAGCATATTTTTTGCCGAGATGGCGATGGGCAAAATTTCTCGTCTTGATACGGTTGGGGCATTTAAAAGTCTAGCTACAAAGGGGGCAAATTCTTGGAAATTTGCTGGTGTTGTGATGGTGACAGGGTTATTCATCGCATCTTTTTATACACTCATTATCGGCTGGGTTTTAAAATACGTTATCTTAAGTCTCGGTGAGCTTCCAAAAGATATGGCAAACTCAGAAGCGCTTTTTGTAAATTTTACTTCAAAGGGCATAGAGGAGCAAATTTTATATTTTAGCATCGCTTTTTTTGCCTACTTTTTTATACTTACAAAAGGTATAAAAAGTGGAATAGAGCGTATAAATGTATATCTTATTCCAGCACTTTTTATTTTGCTTTTGCTTATGCTTGGCTACTCTTTTGGCATGAATGGATTTGATGAGGCGGCTAAATTTTTACTTGTGCCTGATTTTTCAAAGATAGATCAAGGCGCTATCTTAAATGCTCTTGGGTTAGCTTTTTTTACGATGTGTATTGGCATTGGCTGCATTTTAACTTACTCATCAAGCCTAGGCAATGATACAAATTTATTTACTTCATCACTTTATGTAGTCTTTGCAAATATAATTATTAGCGTAATTATAGGACTTATAGTTTTTACATTCACCTATGAATTTGGTTCAGAGCCATCAAAGGGTGCAGGGTTAGCATTTATCTCGCTTCCAACGCTTTTTGCAAAGCTTGGCCTGCTTGGAAATTTCTTGGCTTTTGCATTTTTTACATCTTTATTTTTTGCTGGTATAACATCGGTCATTTCGCTAGTTGAGCCATTTATATTTTTCTTAAATAAAAGTTTGGGATTTAGTAGAAATAGATCAATTATTATTGTCGGTGCCGTAGTTTATGTTTTAGGGATTTTATGTGCATTAAGCGGCATTGGCGATTTTAAAGAAGCACTTACATTTTTTGGCAAGAGCTTTTTTGATTTGCTTGATTATCTTAGCTCAAACATTATGCTCCCACTTGGTGGCATTATATTTGCCATTTTTGTTGGGTACTTTATGAAATTTGAGCTTTTAAAAGAGCTATTTTTGCCTTATATGGGTGAGATTGTCTTTAAAATTTGGTATTTTTTAATAAGGTTTGTAGCGCCAGTTCTAGTTTTTGTGGTGCTAGTAAGGGAGATTGCATAA
- a CDS encoding sodium-dependent transporter, with amino-acid sequence MAKEQFSKIGYVLAVAGSAVGLGNAWKFPYMVGENGGSAFVILYLLITFLVGIPIFMAELSIGKLSESDSVNAFRKLANKNKNLWQLVGILAMVTAAIISSYYIVIIGWVFKYFTLSFTGLPNDIESSKVIFNELLTHGLGDQTLYFVIAFVACFFILSKGVKSGIEKLNVWMMPSLFIMVLIMLIFSMTMNGFTKSAEFLLVPDFSKISFNSLLLALGLAFWTLSLGMAAIITYSASLSDDTNLATSTLSIVFINIVLAIMMGLVIFTFIFEFGAEPSQGPGLVFISLPTLFAKLGVIGQILAVAFFAALIFAGITSAISIVEPFVFFLIREYGISRIKALSIVGAGVFVLGFLCLLSNIENVGDKFMLFGKNFFDFLDFTASNVLLPISGIGGAIFVGYFMKREALYVLFSPYMSDFVFSAWYFLLRYVAPVCVFIIMINKLFF; translated from the coding sequence ATGGCAAAAGAACAGTTTTCTAAAATAGGTTATGTTTTAGCAGTTGCAGGGTCAGCTGTTGGACTTGGCAATGCATGGAAATTTCCATATATGGTCGGTGAAAATGGTGGATCAGCATTTGTTATTTTATATCTTTTGATAACGTTTTTAGTTGGCATACCTATCTTTATGGCAGAGCTAAGTATTGGCAAACTTAGTGAGAGCGATAGTGTAAATGCCTTTAGAAAGTTAGCGAATAAAAATAAAAATTTATGGCAACTGGTTGGAATTTTAGCTATGGTAACCGCAGCTATAATATCATCTTACTACATTGTGATCATCGGCTGGGTCTTTAAGTATTTCACGCTATCTTTTACCGGTCTTCCAAACGATATAGAAAGTTCAAAAGTAATATTTAACGAGCTTCTTACGCATGGTCTTGGCGATCAGACGCTTTATTTTGTTATTGCATTTGTAGCTTGCTTTTTTATCCTTTCAAAAGGAGTGAAAAGTGGCATTGAAAAGCTAAATGTTTGGATGATGCCAAGCCTATTTATCATGGTTCTAATCATGCTTATCTTTTCTATGACAATGAATGGCTTTACAAAGTCTGCTGAGTTTTTACTTGTTCCTGATTTTAGTAAAATTTCATTTAATTCGCTTTTGCTTGCCCTTGGACTTGCTTTTTGGACACTATCTCTTGGTATGGCAGCAATCATTACGTATTCAGCCAGCCTAAGCGATGATACAAATTTAGCTACTTCTACGCTAAGTATCGTTTTTATAAACATCGTCCTAGCCATTATGATGGGTCTTGTTATCTTTACATTTATATTTGAATTTGGCGCAGAGCCGTCTCAAGGACCAGGACTTGTCTTTATCTCGCTTCCAACGCTCTTTGCTAAGCTTGGCGTGATAGGTCAAATTTTAGCTGTGGCATTTTTTGCTGCACTTATCTTTGCTGGCATTACTTCAGCCATCTCTATCGTAGAGCCGTTTGTATTTTTCTTGATCAGAGAGTATGGCATTAGCAGGATAAAAGCTCTTAGCATAGTTGGAGCCGGTGTTTTTGTATTAGGATTTTTATGTCTTTTATCAAATATAGAAAATGTTGGCGACAAATTTATGCTCTTTGGCAAAAATTTCTTTGATTTTCTTGACTTTACCGCTTCAAATGTTCTACTTCCAATTAGTGGTATAGGTGGTGCGATATTTGTTGGATATTTTATGAAAAGAGAGGCACTTTATGTGCTATTTAGTCCATATATGAGCGACTTTGTATTTAGTGCATGGTATTTTTTATTAAGATATGTGGCGCCAGTTTGCGTATTTATCATCATGATAAATAAATTGTTTTTTTAA
- a CDS encoding TRAP transporter small permease subunit has translation MQKVEKFFDKVGDIVGYICMFVMALMIIDVFFNVVARYFFSYGNVAFQELEWHFFAVIFLLGMSYALKEDAHVRVDIFYAKFSPKNKALVNMIGTVIFVIPFALLVSNLSFEFVSDAYTSAEASADPGGLTHRWIIKALIPFSFYLLVFFAIGFFIRNFNLYKKAKKGE, from the coding sequence ATGCAAAAAGTTGAGAAATTTTTTGATAAGGTCGGCGATATAGTCGGCTATATTTGCATGTTTGTTATGGCTTTGATGATAATAGATGTTTTTTTTAACGTTGTGGCAAGATATTTTTTCTCTTATGGAAATGTCGCATTTCAGGAGCTTGAGTGGCATTTTTTTGCTGTGATATTTTTGCTTGGCATGAGCTATGCATTAAAAGAAGATGCGCACGTTAGAGTTGATATATTTTATGCTAAATTTTCACCAAAAAATAAAGCTCTTGTAAATATGATAGGAACTGTTATTTTTGTAATCCCATTTGCACTTTTGGTTTCAAATTTATCATTTGAATTTGTGAGTGATGCTTATACTTCAGCTGAAGCTAGTGCAGATCCAGGTGGTCTTACTCACAGATGGATCATAAAAGCACTTATTCCTTTTTCTTTTTATCTACTTGTATTTTTTGCGATTGGCTTTTTTATAAGAAATTTTAATCTTTACAAAAAAGCTAAAAAGGGGGAATAA
- a CDS encoding TRAP transporter large permease subunit, which translates to MAGLIMFIAALLMLGIGFPVAFTFGAVSMIFGMIGSIVESIGDGDGLLGSIEVFKDMFNFMPYRIFSIMESRIFIAVPLFVFMGVVLQKSKLAERLLESMGMLFGEIRGGIAISTILVGALLAASTGVVGASVVAMGVISLPVMLKYKYDQALGCGTICAAGTLGQIIPPSIVLIILGDIFSVPVGELFHQAIIPGFTLVAVYIIYILIVAYLKPDTAPVVKDESGVSKFKQIMRALIAIFPPLLLVICVLGSIFAGIATPTESSAFGCIGAIILAIFYRTFSFSMIKEALAESVKTTALVFAILVGATAFSMVFSYTGGDEIVEKFMTNLPGEKWGFIIFSMVVIFVLGFFIDFVEISYIVLPILVPIAAKLGINPIYLAILVAMNLQTSFLTPPFGFSLFFLRSVAPAEIKTTAIYKGVVPYIFIQLAVLVFFCVFLMELKPMLDASHGGLLNFLLSLFK; encoded by the coding sequence ATGGCTGGCTTGATAATGTTTATAGCTGCACTTTTGATGCTAGGCATTGGCTTTCCGGTAGCCTTTACCTTTGGTGCGGTTTCTATGATATTTGGCATGATTGGTAGTATTGTTGAGAGTATTGGAGACGGAGATGGGCTACTTGGAAGCATCGAAGTTTTTAAAGATATGTTTAATTTCATGCCTTATAGAATTTTCTCTATCATGGAGAGTAGAATTTTTATAGCAGTTCCACTTTTTGTCTTTATGGGCGTTGTGCTCCAAAAGTCAAAACTAGCTGAGAGGCTACTTGAGAGCATGGGTATGCTTTTTGGAGAAATTCGCGGAGGTATTGCTATTAGCACTATCTTGGTTGGAGCACTTCTTGCAGCTTCAACCGGTGTTGTTGGTGCAAGTGTCGTTGCAATGGGCGTTATAAGCTTGCCTGTCATGCTAAAGTATAAATACGACCAAGCGCTAGGTTGTGGCACTATATGTGCCGCTGGTACGCTTGGACAGATCATTCCACCTTCTATCGTACTGATTATCTTGGGTGATATATTTTCAGTACCAGTTGGTGAGCTTTTTCATCAAGCCATCATCCCAGGATTCACGCTAGTAGCAGTTTATATCATTTATATTTTGATTGTTGCTTATTTGAAACCAGATACAGCACCGGTAGTAAAAGATGAGAGCGGTGTTAGTAAATTTAAGCAGATTATGAGAGCACTAATCGCTATCTTTCCGCCGCTTTTACTTGTTATTTGCGTGTTGGGTTCTATATTTGCAGGTATCGCTACACCAACTGAAAGTTCAGCTTTTGGCTGCATTGGAGCCATTATTTTAGCTATTTTTTATAGGACATTTTCATTTTCTATGATAAAAGAGGCATTGGCAGAGAGTGTAAAAACTACAGCACTTGTCTTTGCTATACTTGTTGGCGCGACAGCCTTTTCTATGGTGTTTAGTTATACTGGTGGCGATGAGATTGTTGAAAAATTTATGACAAATTTGCCAGGTGAGAAGTGGGGCTTTATCATTTTTAGTATGGTTGTTATCTTTGTGCTTGGCTTTTTTATCGACTTTGTTGAAATTTCATATATCGTGCTTCCTATCTTGGTACCAATAGCTGCAAAGCTTGGTATAAATCCAATTTATCTAGCAATCTTAGTTGCAATGAATTTGCAAACTTCATTCCTAACGCCGCCATTTGGTTTTAGTTTATTTTTTCTAAGGTCAGTCGCACCAGCTGAGATAAAAACGACTGCTATTTATAAAGGCGTTGTGCCTTATATTTTTATTCAGCTTGCTGTACTTGTATTTTTCTGCGTCTTTCTAATGGAATTAAAGCCAATGCTTGATGCGAGCCACGGCGGATTATTAAACTTCTTACTCTCACTTTTTAAATGA